One window of the Cherax quadricarinatus isolate ZL_2023a chromosome 41, ASM3850222v1, whole genome shotgun sequence genome contains the following:
- the LOC128695792 gene encoding vitellogenin-like isoform X4 → MNISAALLVFAVITGVQGGPWTDGMTKCALECPATGFPKLSYLPGNTYLYNYSGKTQVQLKGVEDGITETDWSCRVELTWFTPCDMAIFMKNPVIDGVPDAARFLERNPLLVAVIDGRVQHVCSHPDDETWSINIKKGVASAFQNSLPSFSAISGMIITEVTKQLMSIAVDPTETTEVRIASYIVAISCALDEDIKNIITKISKEKNTQVRAFILSHLHNIQQSNSPEKEKLRYYLSNIAIPRNFKTDIRKYSRNIDLSYFSQSLGIGAGLESNIIYAPGSFIPRSIDFNLSAALEGFSMNIGEVGVRFEGLEPVIEEVFGPDGYLHKASSVNFFEYLISIFKNNEGVNMMSLDRSTGKKISTEFSAISNFLNKIYDGAKMKVPRADIFARILGQDIYFVSLTSNLKDVIKQYVVNVLPSYLEEFIKQMMNLETESARTAQVSLDYIFPTIQGTPVKMKLKGIGVFGMTIVSKLNLSDLLNFKISNNTMKIIPSLSLQAKAFVGFDCFLGKLGLEMNSTGSSSTGVLLKIRDKNSREQELHLELPEKMELINIKSEVYLIKSIEGTPDTKVTPSSLRDIRVTHQSCVTSLEPMLGLEFCYELQVPDIFRSNVLPLGAPSIAKVYIQKAEASIKGYLINTVTQTMRGSKMLTAKIETIGSRTSRMVDVTLSCTKQEQTYLVSTTLESSSVSSGLWTTITNNEDQTDIEAFAKYRSRETEMTKGVKVHYKTVSSLAKEEYELKMHIGRNRDFYPASQILEGKFIKKFREPENSYDILLRTKNDFRNYFDFNFEVGINVLHTSSYVLLPTKIKKFEFHTGVGGWQVTSYMRHTRDSFLMAEYSSAFKLVRRHGDLISVEATHSIRSTDDPISTTLIARIGSDGYKASSDLLYGEYKMGLTMQAVRIHDNNKILHLDVFFSLMEEYKAKLELDIPEYIRAIKFESKIEVLGPYRYLFAAAFKHGTSVIMQVEGPLLVLITQAVVHLQAHIMVDALPSGLVRISTIIISARNKQQFSFELKNHRESLFDIDFNLGLESPQKTSIESKLYITEIIQHKLEIVIKNNIAYYNMNTVLLTNTSWARRVKSFVDVDMEHQRVTGELYWDSDRNSSKKVSCDATLVTSSSIPTQASVHGSVTYMGLTYSYKTEVNAASHCPLLCGMNIEVTTPTQAMFMVSASNEVHRQASDTRMNTLVHYKSLENKHYHLTSILDLKELDNQHSFQFESEIHFMSPEDENTTLKAEVETLITSQEQAAFLKLSLRTSVVEPSLVIDFEARNKVDSSSGRCMVGGSPPLTLFSWDMLLHQEGGIRSLNCGIDMTVVKDEVNLLFQLINSQRSPYINKFTRNGTYLLSYQEATPGSHSLLLQFPSRTMQAEAEYSSSEFTLRLYPKKHESESKYELTAIKNHFINDTQYNFTYEGRLNHPSFSKNMIFNIQHSGEHNVLRGKVELDVFPDPENMFIATLESFRPSPDSMKVVVHLTSALLKESPMVTIMAAYASHTVCFDVKFQKTPSSPELFQVLAKYDKIPTGDATLAFRVVSEEVAVVDIAGVATPDDPECDGFIVKAVTHNFPLGSYDIHAKLCRPFFIELISSKRGGEIYLLKVGNQNWKTWEASLSVLATEESDETRIMIGRFLLASPMMITADIGLNPNYGQVKLAVFEELDNVLNWCTLWVKKLYHDVVADLHDGSTSPRHRLLVLVQETKKELVLIYRDLVSDDLAPGTDLVGALLGGAWTQAVWQAYLLVFMEVAQLQHYCEAVLSKLIDDIYSECYHAIQLTTQVLVKAARCVESGEVPEAVHHLVEHMQETSLFRMLKTEVETLVERYPEEYDAIQQGVDKVKHTLQHDLDEIRVKFISTVTVSKYLTWINKYLDLEGGITDLRNEIIRIFIKNLLIKVNIHDGHLQANIPLPYPTFSISQAAEALSSNPLKSLDKIVSWPFYAFPVNINNCIWAYYTLLPRHKTDLLPPYNRTAMVVSDTEILTFDGALLRAPRSPCQVVLAVYANNKLTMAHPQPAAPAHITFSTGSTTVSIKPDFSVNINGQEMSRQRTTAGEVTVHKTSREVNIILPFMTVRVFRQERVVSVDVSGWIFSHIAGLLGTYDGEIGNDWFTPSGTNASSLQELVSSWQEDKQCRTPTISPFNYKSITVRKVVKCQALLGVRSRCSFVVHPESFVKMCHAARQPCDVAQAYHIICSNKGVNRLFSYIC, encoded by the exons GGGCGTCGCCTCAGCCTTCCAGAACTCACTCCCATCTTTTTCCGCCATTTCAGGAATGATTATTACTgag GTGACCAAGCAGCTCATGAGTATAGCAGTTGATCCCACTGAGACTACTGAAGTTCGTATTGCATCTTACATCGTAGCAATTTCCTGCGCACTAGATGAGGATATTAAGAACATTATTACGAAGATATCTAAGGAGAAAAACACTCAAG TTCGTGCATTTATCCTGAGTCATCTGCACAATATTCAACAGTCCAATTCTCCTGAAAAAGAGAAACTGAGATACTATTTGTCAAATATCGCCATTCCCAGAAATTTTAAGACAGACATCAGAAAATATTCTCGCAACATAGATCTGTCTTACTTCTCCCAGTCTTTGGGCATTGGCGCTGGTTTAGAGTCCAACATCATCTACGCCCCGGGATCCTTTATCCCTCGCTCCATTGACTTCAACCTCTCTGCTGCCTTAGAAGGATTCTCAATGAACATTGGCGAAGTTGGCGTTCGATTTGAAGGTTTAGAACCAGTCATTGAGGAAGTGTTTGGTCCCGATGGTTACTTACATAAGGCTTCTAGCGTGAACTTTTTTGAATATTTAATTTCAATATTCAAAAATAATGAGGGCGTAAACATGATGTCCCTGGATCGCTCTACTGGAAAGAAAATATCAACTGAATTTTCTGCGATATCAAACTTTTTAAACAAGATATATGATGGAGCTAAGATGAAAGTTCCTAGAGCTGATATATTTGCACGTATTCTGGGACAAGACATATATTTTGTTTCTTTAACGTCAAACCTTAAAGATGTTATAAAACAATATGTGGTAAATGTTCTTCCCTCATATCTTGAAGAATTTATTAAACAAATGATGAACCTTGAGACTGAGTCTGCTCGCACAGCTCAGGTTTCACTAGACTACATTTTCCCTACCATCCAAGGTACACCTGTCAAGATGAAATTAAAGGGAATTGGAGTGTTTGGAATGACTATAGTGTCTAAACTTAATTTATCCGACTTATTAAACTTCAAAATTTCTAACAACACAATGAAGATCATTCCAAGCTTATCTTTGCAAGCAAAGGCTTTTGTTGGATTTGATTGTTTTCTTGGAAAACTTGGCCTCGAGATGAACAGTACAGGTTCAAGCAGCACTGGTGTTTTACTTAAAATTAGAGATAAGAACAGTAGAGAGCAGGAGCTTCACTTAGAACTCCCAGAGAAAATGGAACTAATTAATATAAAGAGTGAGGTATATTTAATAAAAAGTATCGAAGGTACACCAGACACCAAGGTGACACCATCCTCATTGCGAGACATTAGAGTGACACATCAGTCATGTGTTACCAGTCTTGAACCCATGTTGGGTCTCGAGTTCTGTTATGAACTGCAAGTACCTGATATCTTTCGCAGTAATGTCCTACCTCTAGGTGCACCGTCTATTGCCAAGGTGTATATTCAGAAGGCTGAAGCTTCCATAAAAGGATACCTCATAAATACTGTCACTCAAACTATGAGAGGTAGTAAAATGTTGACTGCAAAAATTGAAACAATAGGGTCCAGGACATCAAGGATGGTTGATGTAACACTCTCTTGCACTAAGCAAGAGCAGACCTACTTAGTCTCTACCACGCTTGAGTCTTCCTCTGTCAGCAGCGGCTTATGGACCACCATTACCAACAACGAAGATCAAACAGACATCGAAGCTTTTGCAAAATACAGATCGAGAGAAACCGAGATGACCAAGGGGGTGAAAGTACATTATAAAACAGTGTCATCGTTGGCTAAGGAGGAATATGAATTGAAAATGCATATCGGAAGAAACAGGGATTTTTATCCTGCATCACAGATTCTGGAGGGCAAGTTCATAAAAAAGTTCAGAGAGCCTGAAAATTCATATGATATTTTACTAAGAACGAAGAATGACTTCAGGAATTACTTTGATTTTAATTTTGAGG TTGGAATTAATGTGCTGCACACCTCCTCATATGTTCTGCTGCCAACGAAGATTAAGAAGTTCGAATTTCACACCGGTGTTGGAGGCTGGCAAGTCACCTCCTACATGCGCCATACAAGAGACTCATTCCTCATGGCTGAGTATTCATCTGCTTTTAAGTTAGTACGAAGACATGGCGACTTAATATCTGTTGAAGCCACCCACTCAATACGGAGCACTGATGACCCCATCAGCACTACGCTTATTG CCAGAATTGGTAGTGATGGATATAAAGCTTCTAGTGACTTATTATATGGTGAGTACAAAATGGGCTTGACTATGCAGGCTGTGCGCATCCACGACAACAACAAAATCCTTCATTTGGACGTCTTTTTCAGCCTTATGGAAGAATACAAAGCCAAACTGGAG TTAGATATTCCGGAATACATAAGAGCCATCAAATTTGAGAGCAAGATCGAAGTGCTAGGACCATATCGTTATTTGTTCGCGGCTGCGTTCAAGCACGGTACCTCAGTTATTATGCAGGTAGAGGGTCCACTACTAGtcttgatcacccaggctgttgtgCACCTCCAAGCTCATATTATGGTTGATGCTCTCCCCAGTGGACTTGTCAGAATTTCCACAATCATTATCTCTGCCAGAAATAAGCAACAATTTTCCTTCGAATTAAAGAACCATCGTGAATCGCTATTCGATATAGACTTTAATCTAGGTCTCGAGTCACCTCAAAAGACATCCATTGAATCTAAATTATACATAACGGAAATAATTCAACATAAGCTCGAAATAGTCATAAAGAATAATATTGCTTATTATAATATGAATACGGTATTGTTGACAAATACTTCATGGGCTCGACGAGTGAAGAGTTTTGTTGACGTTGACATGGAGCACCAGCGAGTGACTGGTGAGTTATACTGGGACAGTGATCGCAACTCGAGCAAGAAGGTGAGCTGCGACGCCACGCTAGTCACAAGCTCCTCCATTCCCACACAAGCCTCAGTCCA TGGAAGCGTAACCTACATGGGATTGACTTACAGTTATAAGACTGAAGTAAATGCAGCCAGCCACTGCCCCTTATTATGTGGAATGAACATCGAGGTAACTACACCAACTCAGGCAATGTTCATGGTAAGCGCAAGTAACGAAGTTCATCGTCAAGCCTCTGACACGAGGATGAACACCCTCGTTCACTACAAGAGCTTGGAGAATAAACACTACCACTTGACCAGTATCTTAGATTTGAAAGAGCTTGATAATCAACACAGTTTTCAGTTTGAGTCTGAGATACATTTCATGTCACCAGAAGATGAGAACACGACTCTTAAAGCAGAGGTTGAAACACTCATTACATCCCAGGAGCAAGCTGCTTTCTTAAAg TTAAGTCTCAGGACGTCAGTAGTGGAGCCGTCTCTGGTTATTGATTTTGAAGCGAGAAACAAAGTGGATTCCTCCAGTGGCAggtgtatggtgggagggagtccACCTCTTACCCTCTTCAGCTGGGACATGTTACTGCACCAGGAAGGCGGAATTAGATCTCTGAATTGTGGAATTGATATGACAGTTGTTAAGGATGAAGTGAATCTACTCTTTCAATTAATTAATTCTCAAAGATCCCCGTACATAAATAAGTTCACTAGAAATGGTACCTACCTCTTGAGTTACCAAGAAGCTACACCAGGAAGCCACTCTCTCCTTCTTCAATTTCCCTCCCGCACAATGCAGGCTGAAGCAGAATACTCTTCTTCGGAGTTCACTCTAAGGTTGTACCCTAAAAAGCATGAAAGCGAGTCCAAATATGAGCTCACGGCCATAAAGAATCACTTCATTAATGATACGCAATACAACTTCACATATGAAGGTCGTCTCAATCATCCTAGCTTCAGTAAAAACATGATATTTAATATTCAGCACAGTGGTGAGCACAACGTTCTTCGGGGCAAGGTTGAGCTGGATGTATTCCCCGACCCAGAAAACATGTTTATAGCTACTCTCGAGTCATTCAGACCATCACCAGACAGTATGAAGGTCGTGGTTCACTTAACATCAGCC TTACTGAAGGAGAGTCCCATGGTCACTATAATGGCAGCTTATGCTTCGCATACAGTTTGCTTTGATGTGAAGTTCCAGAAGACTCCCTCGTCGCCAGAATTATTCCAAGTTTTGGCTAAATACGATAAAATACCTACCGGAGATGCAACACTGGCTTTCCGTGTGGTGAGCGAGGAAGTTGCAGTGGTAGATATCGCTGGTGTGGCGACGCCAGATGATCCTGAGTGTGACGGCTTCATTGTCAAGGCTGTGACTCACAATTTTCCACTCGGAAGTTATGACATTCACGCCAAACTCTGTAGACCATTCTTCATCGAGTTAATTTCCAGCAAACGAGGCGGCGAGATTTACCTCCTCAAGGTTGGAAACCAGAATTGGAAGACCTGGGAAGCGAGCCTATCTGTGCTTGCAACCGAGGAGTCTGATGAAACCAGGATCATGATAGGGCGCTTCTTGCTAGCTTCACCCATGATGATAACTGCTGACATTGGCTTGAATCCCAATTACGGCCAAGTAAAG TTAGCAGTGTTCGAGGAGCTGGATAACGTATTAAACTGGTGCACACTGTGGGTGAAGAAGCTTTACCATGACGTTGTAGCAGATCTCCACGATGGCAGCACCTCCCCGAGGCACCGTTTACTCGTGCTTGTGCAGGAAACTAAGAAGGAATTGGTTCTCATTTACCGTGACCTGGTGAGTGATGATCTAGCTCCTGGCACTGACCTGGTGGGTGCGCTGCTGGGTGGTGCCTGGACACAGGCCGTGTGGCAGGCTTACCTGCTGGTGTTCATGGAGGTGGCCCAGCTGCAGCACTACTGCGAGGCTGTTCTCTCTAAGCTGATCGACGACATATACTCTGAGTGCTACCACGCTATTCAGTTgacaacacaag TTTTGGTGAAGGCTGCACGTTGTGTGGAGTCTGGTGAGGTGCCAGAGGCCGTGCATCACCTAGTGGAACACATGCAAGAGACTAGCCTCTTCCGGATGCTCAAAACTGAAGTAGAGACCTTAGTTGAGCGATACCCGGAGGAGTATGATGCCATTCAGCAGGGGGTGGACAAGGTGAAGCATACCCTCCAGCATGATCTTGACGAAATTCGCGTAAAATTCATCAGCACTGTAACTGTCAGCAAATACTTAACGTGGATAAATAAATATCTTGATTTG GAAGGAGGAATTACTGATTTAAGGAACGAAATTATTCGAATCTTTATCAAAAACCTTTTAATTAAGGTCAACATTCATGATGGTCATTTGCAGGCGAATATTCCTCTGCCTTATCCAACATTTTCAATCAGTCAAGCAGCAGAAGCATTGTCATCAAATCCCCTGAAAAGTCTTGATAAAATAGTGTCATGGCCATTCTATGCCTTTCCTGTAAACATAAATAATTGTATCTGGGCATACTACACGTTGCTGCCCCGCCACAAGACAGACTTGCTGCCTCCTTACAACCGCACAGCCATGGTTGTCAGTGACACAGAGATTCTTACTTTTGATGGCGCTCTGCTTCGTGCACCTCGTTCACCGTGCCAGGTTGTCTTGGCTGTATATGCCAACAACAAGCTTACCATGGCCCATCCACAACCCGCAGCCCCAGCACATATCACCTTCTCTACTGGCTCCACTACCGTGTCTATTAAGCCAGACTTCAGTGTTAACATCAACGGGCAAGAGATGAGCAGACAGCGAACAACTGCAGGTGAAGTCACTGTTCACAAGACCTCCCGAGAAGTCAATATAATTTTACCTTTCATGACAGTCCGAGTATTCCGCCAAGAACGTGTGGTATCCGTGGACGTGTCTGGCTGGATCTTCAGTCACATTGCAGGTCTTCTAGGGACTTATGATGGTGAAATTGGTAATGACTGGTTTACACCATCGGGAACGAATGCTTCCAGCCTTCAGGAGCTGGTGTCATCTTGGCAAGAGGACAAGCAGTGCCGAACACCTACCATCTCTCCCTTCAACTATAAGAGTATCACAGTAAGAAAAGTTGTGAAGTGTCAGGCACTTCTGGGAGTTCGCTCCAGATGCTCCTTTGTGGTTCATCCAGAATCCTTCGTTAAAATGTGCCACGCCGCCCGTCAGCCCTGTGACGTTGCCCAAGCCTACCACATCATCTGCTCTAACAAGGGTGTGAATAGACTGTTTTCATATATTTGCTAG